In one window of Corynebacterium mycetoides DNA:
- a CDS encoding cold-shock protein has translation MATGTVKWFNAEKGFGFIAPEDGSADVFVHYSEIQGNGFRTLEENQQVEFEIGEGAKGPQAQAVRPL, from the coding sequence ATGGCTACCGGAACTGTCAAATGGTTCAACGCTGAAAAGGGCTTCGGCTTCATCGCTCCGGAAGACGGCTCTGCAGACGTCTTCGTCCACTACTCCGAGATCCAGGGCAACGGCTTCCGCACCCTCGAGGAGAACCAGCAGGTCGAGTTCGAGATCGGCGAGGGCGCCAAGGGCCCGCAGGCTCAGGCTGTCCGCCCGCTCTAA
- a CDS encoding Rv3654c family TadE-like protein produces the protein MIVRIWNAKRRWRPRDDRGYATVTSAGVIAAVMGLFLVVAAAGARVADTHRAQAAADLSAVAGAQAHYQGADACRVAAETAAANAAALTACELSGGDVIVAAAVGGAEARARAGPL, from the coding sequence GTGATCGTGCGCATCTGGAACGCCAAGCGAAGGTGGCGGCCCCGGGATGACCGGGGGTACGCCACGGTCACCTCCGCGGGCGTTATCGCCGCCGTAATGGGGCTCTTCCTCGTGGTCGCGGCAGCCGGGGCCCGGGTGGCGGACACGCACCGCGCCCAGGCGGCGGCCGACTTGTCCGCCGTCGCGGGCGCGCAGGCCCACTACCAGGGTGCAGACGCGTGCCGCGTCGCCGCCGAGACCGCGGCCGCCAACGCCGCGGCGCTCACCGCCTGCGAGCTCTCCGGGGGCGATGTCATCGTCGCTGCCGCGGTGGGCGGGGCCGAGGCGCGCGCCCGGGCTGGACCCCTCTAA
- a CDS encoding DedA family protein produces MIDSLISFLEQLMQMPIFYPLVTLLIIGDALAPIIPSETVLNLAGAFSASVGVPNPMGVIVAAIIGAVIGDNICYLLGNRLIGVVNRLDPNSKAGSAITWVKRNMKRRAGVTIIVARFIPWARWVATIVLGSIRYPWLSFFVYDTIGAVIWAFLGVGVGYLGGSLFADWPLLAMVVGVTLGSLVGLAIQRIQVRLFEWLDVRRGVSKL; encoded by the coding sequence GTGATTGATTCCCTGATCAGCTTCCTCGAACAGCTGATGCAGATGCCGATCTTCTACCCGTTGGTGACACTGCTCATCATCGGGGACGCCCTCGCCCCCATCATCCCCTCGGAAACGGTGCTCAACCTCGCGGGCGCGTTCTCCGCCTCCGTCGGCGTGCCCAACCCGATGGGGGTGATCGTCGCGGCGATTATCGGCGCCGTCATCGGCGACAACATTTGCTACCTGCTCGGCAACCGCCTCATCGGCGTGGTCAACCGCCTCGACCCCAACTCCAAGGCGGGATCGGCCATCACGTGGGTGAAAAGGAACATGAAGCGGCGCGCCGGGGTGACCATCATCGTGGCCCGGTTCATCCCTTGGGCGCGGTGGGTGGCCACGATCGTATTGGGGTCGATCCGCTACCCGTGGCTGTCGTTTTTCGTCTACGACACCATCGGGGCAGTGATCTGGGCGTTTCTGGGGGTGGGCGTGGGCTACCTCGGCGGCTCGCTGTTCGCCGACTGGCCGCTCCTCGCAATGGTCGTCGGCGTGACCCTGGGCTCCCTCGTCGGCCTGGCCATCCAGCGAATCCAGGTGCGCCTGTTCGAATGGCTCGACGTGCGCCGCGGAGTGTCCAAGCTCTAG
- a CDS encoding DEAD/DEAH box helicase → MSVSIGDEILAHLRSSMPSATVTHVEKLPGSPARFAEWPEWVNPDLRAMLVDASITRPYSHQRTAADLAWEGRDVVVATGTSSGKSLCYQLPVLSTLASDATACAMYLTPTKALGSDQLQATTRLTRGVPGLAGAHPAPYDGDTPVEARAGIREQSRFVFTNPDMLHAAILSGHTKWGRLLRKLRYVVVDECHTYRGVFGANVALVLRRLLRLCEAYGSSPTLIFASATAADPAAQASRLSGRDVTAVTAVTDDGAPTGEKTVILWEPGFIEGAEGEHGAPVRRAATTEAADVMAQLIHQGARTLTFVRSRRASEIVAMRTAENLVAAGRADFAQRVASYRAGYLAEDRRALERALDNGDLLGVASTNALELGIDVGGLDAVVMAGFPGTVASFRQQAGRAGRRGQSAMVVLIARDEPMDTYLVNHPEALLGRPVENSVFNPANPYILRGHVYCAAVEKPLTPRDVDDFGARAVVDGLVADGFLRHRAAGWFAVPQLAGAISPESAHSSVSLRGGTGEQVMIVDTTDGRLLGTVDSGRAMSQVHDGAVYIHQGEYYVIDTLDLDDYVALATPGTPGYSTHARSTTEITILGEALECSNPSPGLWVARVDVEVVDRVTGYVVRLDDGTVSEHIPLDLPEQRLTTRAVAYTIDPLVLDEIGIGAGDVPGALHAAEHAAIGLLPLLATCDRWDIGGVSTALHPDTLLPTVFVYDGHPGGAGFADEGYARFAEWIAATYDTVKSCGCEAGCPSCVQSPKCGNGNQPLDKRAALALLGALVSMTAS, encoded by the coding sequence ATGTCAGTTTCAATCGGCGACGAAATCCTCGCGCACTTGCGCAGCAGCATGCCGTCCGCGACGGTCACGCACGTCGAAAAGCTCCCCGGCTCCCCCGCCCGCTTCGCCGAGTGGCCCGAGTGGGTGAACCCCGATCTTCGGGCCATGCTTGTCGACGCCTCCATCACGCGCCCCTATTCCCACCAGCGAACCGCCGCTGACCTGGCCTGGGAGGGCCGCGACGTGGTCGTGGCCACCGGCACGTCCTCGGGGAAATCCCTGTGCTACCAGCTGCCCGTCCTGTCCACCCTGGCCTCCGACGCGACGGCGTGCGCGATGTACCTCACCCCGACCAAGGCCCTCGGCTCGGATCAGCTCCAGGCGACGACGCGGCTGACCCGGGGGGTGCCGGGGTTGGCGGGGGCGCACCCCGCCCCCTACGACGGCGATACCCCCGTCGAGGCTAGGGCCGGGATACGGGAGCAGTCGCGTTTCGTGTTCACCAACCCGGATATGCTCCACGCGGCGATCTTGAGCGGCCACACCAAGTGGGGGCGCCTGCTGCGCAAGCTGCGCTACGTGGTGGTCGACGAGTGCCACACCTACCGCGGGGTCTTCGGCGCGAACGTCGCCCTCGTGCTGCGACGGCTCCTCCGGCTGTGCGAGGCGTACGGCTCCTCGCCGACGCTCATCTTCGCCTCGGCGACGGCCGCGGACCCCGCCGCGCAGGCCTCCCGGCTCAGCGGCCGCGACGTGACGGCCGTGACCGCCGTGACCGACGACGGCGCGCCGACCGGCGAGAAGACGGTCATCCTGTGGGAGCCGGGGTTCATCGAGGGCGCCGAGGGCGAACACGGCGCGCCGGTGCGCCGCGCTGCCACCACCGAGGCCGCGGATGTCATGGCCCAGCTCATCCATCAGGGAGCGCGGACACTCACGTTCGTGCGCTCCCGGCGCGCCTCGGAAATCGTGGCCATGCGCACCGCCGAGAACCTCGTGGCCGCCGGGCGCGCCGACTTCGCCCAGCGCGTCGCCTCCTACCGTGCGGGATACCTGGCCGAGGATCGCCGCGCGCTCGAGCGCGCCCTGGACAACGGGGACCTGCTGGGCGTGGCCAGCACGAACGCCCTCGAGCTGGGTATCGACGTCGGGGGGCTCGACGCCGTGGTCATGGCCGGCTTCCCGGGCACCGTCGCGTCGTTTCGCCAGCAGGCGGGCCGCGCGGGCCGCCGCGGCCAGTCGGCGATGGTGGTGTTGATCGCCCGCGACGAGCCCATGGACACCTACCTGGTGAACCACCCTGAAGCCCTGCTGGGCAGGCCCGTGGAAAACAGCGTGTTCAACCCGGCTAACCCCTACATCCTGCGGGGGCACGTCTACTGCGCGGCGGTGGAAAAGCCGCTCACCCCGCGCGACGTCGACGACTTCGGGGCGCGCGCGGTGGTCGACGGCCTTGTGGCGGACGGCTTTTTGCGGCACCGCGCGGCGGGCTGGTTCGCCGTCCCACAGCTCGCGGGCGCCATCTCGCCCGAATCCGCGCATTCCTCGGTGAGCCTGCGCGGCGGAACCGGTGAGCAGGTCATGATCGTCGACACCACGGACGGTCGCCTTTTGGGCACGGTGGATTCGGGCCGCGCGATGAGCCAAGTGCACGACGGCGCTGTCTATATCCACCAGGGCGAGTACTACGTCATCGACACCCTCGACCTGGACGACTACGTCGCGCTGGCCACCCCGGGAACGCCCGGGTACTCCACCCACGCGCGGTCCACTACCGAGATCACCATCCTGGGCGAGGCCCTGGAGTGCTCCAACCCGTCGCCCGGACTGTGGGTCGCCAGGGTGGATGTCGAGGTGGTCGACCGCGTCACCGGCTACGTCGTGCGGCTTGACGACGGCACCGTGTCCGAGCACATCCCCCTCGACCTGCCCGAGCAGCGCCTGACGACCCGCGCCGTGGCCTACACCATCGACCCGCTGGTGCTGGACGAGATCGGCATCGGCGCCGGGGACGTGCCGGGCGCGCTGCACGCGGCGGAGCACGCCGCGATTGGCTTGCTGCCGCTGCTGGCCACCTGCGACAGGTGGGACATCGGCGGCGTGTCTACCGCGCTGCACCCCGACACTCTGCTGCCCACCGTCTTTGTCTACGACGGACACCCCGGCGGGGCCGGGTTCGCCGACGAGGGTTACGCGCGGTTTGCGGAGTGGATCGCCGCGACCTACGACACCGTGAAATCCTGCGGGTGCGAGGCGGGGTGCCCCTCGTGCGTGCAGTCTCCGAAGTGCGGAAACGGCAACCAGCCGCTGGACAAGCGGGCGGCGTTGGCACTGCTTGGGGCGCTGGTGAGCATGACCGCCAGTTAG